CATGATACAGCCTGACAGGGCAATTCCCATTAATCCCATCTTGTTGGCGAGTATGATACTGAGAAGGACGTTCACAACTCCCAAAAACAGGGTAACAACTGCCGGCACCTTAACCCGCCCTATTGCAAGTGCGGCATTCCATGAAGGAAGGATGCCGAGACTGATGACCAGATAGGAAGTGAGCAACAGAGCCACCGGCGTCAGGGAAACAAACTCCTGACCAAGCCAAAGCGAGAGAATTTCTTCAGCAGAGCCGCAGAAGATGCCTACAAGCAGTGCCATAAATAGCGTTGTTATCCTGATTGATCGGAGAAGATACCTTGAGAAGGCAGGCTGATCTCCCCGTGCCCATAGCGCTGCCTGATTGGGAGCAAATAGCCCTGAAACAAGCGAAGCAAGAGATCGCAGTTGCAGGGAGATGACCGATATTGCTGCTAACTGGCCGGCAGCAGTGGCACCGAGAACCCGGTTGGCTACCAGAAGATCGGTCTGCAGAAAAAGAAGTCCGCCTATTTGAGCCACTGTCATCCATCCGCCCAGTGCTATGATTTCACGCAATATCGAGCGATCGAACCATTGCATAGAGATCTCTATCCCGGGTAACAAATGCCGGTGTATCCGCAGATGAAGAAAGCAGATAAGGATGCTGCCTGCAAGCAGTGCAATGGCGTATGTCGTTAAGTTTGCACCGACCGTGCTGAAAAGAACAACAATGAGGGCAAGGAAAAAGACCGTTCTTGCAAGCGAGGTCCCGCTGAACAGGTCAAGTCTGTTTCGTACGAACATCGCTGCCCCAAGGGG
The sequence above is drawn from the Nitrospirota bacterium genome and encodes:
- a CDS encoding polysaccharide biosynthesis C-terminal domain-containing protein, which gives rise to MDINTIQSAKQTDGILVAPRGKTGWNAVFRFGAQFVSILLNLVATPYIIRNLGVESYGVVGVINTMISFMAIATTSLIATVGRNLTFAVEQQEYEKANKEISTAVYGLLRLFAISFLPLLALSIFIEKLIIMPPEVVVDARILYLLAVVAFGFTTISGPLGAAMFVRNRLDLFSGTSLARTVFFLALIVVLFSTVGANLTTYAIALLAGSILICFLHLRIHRHLLPGIEISMQWFDRSILREIIALGGWMTVAQIGGLLFLQTDLLVANRVLGATAAGQLAAISVISLQLRSLASLVSGLFAPNQAALWARGDQPAFSRYLLRSIRITTLFMALLVGIFCGSAEEILSLWLGQEFVSLTPVALLLTSYLVISLGILPSWNAALAIGRVKVPAVVTLFLGVVNVLLSIILANKMGLMGIALSGCIMLTLRNTLFTPWYISRVCNISFWAFWRELGYGTVYSVVFYLISITMNRLIVPDSLFQLAGSLTLSGAICLLLLFPIALRELRQRSQIRS